The proteins below are encoded in one region of uncultured Eubacteriales bacterium:
- the prfA gene encoding Peptide chain release factor 1 — protein sequence MQDKLRSLELHYQDMEARLAATETYADPALVAKLNKEQSELEPLITAYRAYLRRRQDLSDAEELMSDPDMKELAQEEFAEAKADIERLEQEIKILLLPRDPNDDKNVIVEIRAGVGGEEAALFANSLYRMYSMYAEAHRWKVEVASVNETELGGIKEISFTIEGGGAYSRLKFESGVHRVQRVPETESGGRIHTSTVTVAVLPEIDEVGEVEIRPEDVEMQVFRSSGAGGQHINKTSSAVRLIHKPSGMVVECQQERSQFQNRDKAMMMLRSKLYEQKLQEQNDAITSERRSQVGTGMRNERIRTYNFPQGRLTDHRIGLTLYRLDAVMNGDLDEIIDGLLTADQAERLKANET from the coding sequence ATGCAAGATAAGCTCAGAAGTCTAGAACTGCACTATCAGGACATGGAGGCCCGCTTGGCTGCCACCGAAACATATGCCGACCCGGCACTGGTTGCCAAGCTCAATAAGGAACAGTCCGAGCTGGAGCCGTTGATCACGGCCTACCGGGCCTATCTGCGCCGCCGCCAGGACCTTTCTGACGCCGAGGAGCTTATGTCCGACCCGGACATGAAGGAGCTGGCCCAGGAGGAGTTTGCCGAGGCCAAGGCCGATATCGAGCGGCTGGAGCAGGAGATCAAAATTCTCCTCCTGCCGAGGGATCCTAACGACGATAAAAACGTCATCGTGGAGATTCGTGCCGGCGTGGGCGGGGAGGAGGCGGCTCTGTTCGCAAACTCCCTCTACCGCATGTACTCCATGTACGCCGAGGCCCACCGCTGGAAGGTAGAGGTGGCCAGTGTCAACGAGACCGAGCTGGGAGGGATAAAGGAAATTTCCTTTACGATTGAAGGCGGCGGCGCTTACTCCCGGCTGAAGTTCGAGAGCGGCGTCCACCGAGTCCAGCGGGTGCCTGAGACCGAGTCGGGCGGGCGTATCCACACCTCCACCGTTACGGTGGCAGTCCTGCCTGAGATCGACGAGGTGGGGGAGGTGGAGATTCGGCCCGAGGATGTGGAGATGCAGGTTTTCCGCTCCTCCGGCGCGGGGGGACAGCACATCAATAAGACCTCCTCCGCCGTGCGCCTCATCCACAAGCCCTCTGGCATGGTGGTGGAGTGCCAGCAGGAGCGCAGCCAGTTCCAGAACCGGGACAAAGCCATGATGATGCTGCGCTCTAAGCTCTACGAGCAAAAGCTTCAGGAGCAGAACGACGCCATCACCTCGGAGCGCCGCAGCCAGGTGGGTACCGGCATGCGCAACGAGCGCATCCGCACCTATAATTTCCCCCAGGGGCGGCTCACCGATCACCGTATAGGATTAACGCTTTACAGATTGGACGCCGTCATGAATGGCGATTTAGACGAGATCATCGACGGCCTTCTCACTGCCGACCAGGCTGAGCGACTGAAGGCCAATGAGACCTGA
- a CDS encoding conserved exported hypothetical protein (Evidence 4 : Homologs of previously reported genes of unknown function), producing MRAVRRSYRPYGGKRGKLWLKVLAALLAAGILCFAALEGIVLAGSRTHIEGEPKVMIVLGCQVKPWGPSELLLDRLDTALEYLEGRDDVRIIVSGGQGKDEPTTEAAAMRDYLVKNGIEESRIWLEDKSHNTHQNLVYSFELLREKGEDLSAPYIIVSNGFHLSRAVLLANRVDNGAETYTLAAPSTHTPSRIKMYFREPLALVKSFVFDQ from the coding sequence GTGAGGGCGGTCCGGCGGAGCTACCGGCCTTACGGCGGCAAACGCGGGAAACTGTGGCTTAAAGTACTGGCGGCGCTGCTGGCGGCGGGAATTTTATGTTTTGCCGCGCTGGAGGGAATCGTTCTGGCGGGGAGCCGCACCCACATCGAAGGGGAGCCCAAGGTCATGATCGTCCTTGGCTGCCAGGTCAAGCCCTGGGGGCCCTCCGAGCTGTTGCTGGACCGGCTGGACACCGCGCTTGAGTACCTGGAAGGCAGGGACGACGTTCGTATCATCGTCAGTGGGGGACAGGGTAAGGACGAGCCCACCACCGAGGCTGCTGCCATGCGGGACTACCTGGTGAAAAACGGCATCGAGGAGAGCCGTATCTGGCTGGAGGATAAGAGCCACAACACCCACCAGAATCTGGTCTACTCCTTTGAGCTGCTGCGGGAGAAGGGGGAGGACCTGTCAGCGCCATACATCATCGTCTCCAACGGTTTCCACCTATCTCGGGCTGTTTTACTGGCGAACCGGGTGGATAATGGGGCCGAGACCTATACTCTGGCTGCCCCCTCCACCCATACGCCCTCCCGTATTAAAATGTATTTCCGCGAGCCGTTGGCGCTCGTCAAATCCTTTGTATTCGATCAATAA
- a CDS encoding ABC transporter, ATP-binding protein gives MIDISVSDLTKEFEVGSKILDGLSFQIDQGERVGLLGKNGAGKTTFFKILTGELDYDDGQVMVAPGKALGLISQIPVYPPAYTVEDVLNTAFRKLHAMETEMAALTERMAQENDPAALKRYGELSAQFESAGGYDTTTELGKVCNGLDIPQEMRGQLFSALSGGEKTRVNLARLILEDTDILLLDEPTNHLDLHATEWLEEYLSRYKGTVLAISHDRWFLDKVVKRVIEIEHGKAEFYEGNYSFYVVEKERRYQEQLKQYEKEQAKIGQLQEAADKLHLWAFMGADKLHKRAFSMEKRIERLHKTDRPTKERQLDIRFGERDFRGDEVMVVKGLGKSFEERTLFFDVNLLVEGGERIALLGDNGTGKSTLIKIIMGEEEPTAGKLRLGPTVKIGYLPQIIHFAHPERNLVDTMIYDLDCSTQTARNRLAAFKFQGEDVFKKVSALSGGEQSRLRLCMLMDDKINLLILDEPTNHLDIASREWIEEAVEDYEGNLLFVSHDRYFINRFATRIWMLENGQITDFEGTYEEFQAARAKGAAPVPATPTDPEEKKEKPKRPGGTKELEKQVNAAEREVSRAEERMYDLSREIEAASSNYLRLQELYEQRTAMEDEIAHLYTTWEKLAAELEEAR, from the coding sequence ATGATAGACATATCCGTCTCGGACCTGACGAAAGAGTTCGAGGTAGGCAGTAAAATATTGGACGGACTCTCATTCCAGATTGACCAGGGGGAGCGGGTGGGCCTGCTGGGCAAGAACGGAGCAGGGAAGACCACTTTCTTTAAGATCCTCACCGGCGAGCTGGACTACGACGACGGGCAGGTGATGGTGGCCCCCGGCAAGGCCTTGGGCCTCATCTCCCAGATTCCCGTTTATCCGCCCGCGTACACGGTGGAGGACGTGCTCAATACCGCGTTTCGAAAGCTCCACGCCATGGAGACTGAGATGGCCGCCCTCACCGAGCGCATGGCCCAAGAGAACGACCCGGCAGCCCTGAAACGCTATGGGGAGCTCTCCGCCCAGTTTGAGTCGGCGGGCGGGTACGATACCACTACCGAGCTGGGCAAGGTCTGCAACGGCCTGGATATTCCCCAGGAGATGCGCGGCCAGCTCTTCTCCGCTCTCTCCGGCGGGGAGAAGACCAGGGTCAACTTAGCGCGGCTCATTCTGGAGGACACCGACATCCTCCTCCTGGACGAGCCTACCAACCACTTGGATCTCCACGCCACCGAGTGGCTGGAGGAGTATCTCTCCCGGTATAAGGGCACCGTCCTCGCCATCTCCCATGACCGCTGGTTCCTTGATAAAGTGGTTAAGCGGGTCATCGAGATCGAGCACGGCAAGGCTGAGTTCTATGAGGGAAATTACAGCTTTTACGTGGTGGAGAAGGAGCGCCGCTATCAGGAGCAGCTTAAGCAGTATGAGAAGGAGCAGGCGAAAATCGGCCAGCTTCAGGAGGCGGCCGACAAGCTCCACCTCTGGGCATTTATGGGGGCTGACAAGCTCCATAAGCGGGCTTTTTCTATGGAGAAACGCATCGAGCGTCTACACAAGACGGACAGGCCCACCAAGGAGCGGCAGCTTGACATCCGTTTCGGGGAGCGGGACTTCCGGGGGGATGAAGTCATGGTCGTAAAAGGCCTGGGCAAGTCCTTCGAAGAGCGGACGCTGTTTTTCGACGTGAATCTATTGGTGGAGGGCGGTGAGCGCATTGCCCTCCTGGGAGACAACGGCACCGGCAAATCCACCCTCATCAAGATCATCATGGGGGAGGAGGAGCCAACAGCGGGTAAGCTCCGCCTGGGGCCCACAGTGAAGATAGGCTACCTGCCCCAGATTATCCACTTCGCCCACCCGGAGCGCAATCTGGTGGACACTATGATTTATGATCTGGACTGCTCCACCCAGACCGCCCGGAACCGCCTGGCGGCCTTCAAGTTCCAGGGGGAGGACGTATTCAAGAAGGTCTCCGCCCTGTCTGGCGGCGAGCAGAGCCGCCTGCGGCTGTGTATGCTTATGGATGATAAAATCAACCTCCTTATTTTGGACGAGCCCACCAACCACCTGGACATCGCCTCCCGTGAGTGGATCGAGGAGGCGGTGGAAGACTACGAGGGGAATCTCCTCTTCGTCTCCCACGACCGTTACTTTATCAACCGCTTTGCCACCCGCATCTGGATGCTGGAGAACGGGCAGATCACCGACTTTGAGGGTACCTACGAGGAATTCCAGGCCGCCCGGGCGAAGGGGGCGGCCCCTGTGCCCGCCACGCCCACAGATCCTGAGGAAAAGAAGGAAAAACCAAAGCGCCCCGGCGGCACCAAGGAGCTGGAGAAACAGGTGAACGCCGCCGAGCGCGAGGTCTCCAGGGCCGAGGAGCGGATGTACGACCTGAGCCGGGAGATCGAGGCGGCCTCCAGCAACTACCTGCGGCTCCAGGAGCTCTACGAGCAGCGCACAGCCATGGAGGACGAGATTGCCCACCTCTATACCACTTGGGAAAAGCTGGCGGCTGAGCTGGAGGAGGCCCGGTGA
- the murF gene encoding UDP-N-acetylmuramoyl-tripeptide--D-alanyl-D-alanine ligase, producing MEPITIREILEAVGGKILGDFVTLDMEIPKVETDSRTIRSGSLFVPLIGDQFDGHAYINAALEGGAAACLTQRERESYLPGKCYVKVENTARALRELAVYYKKKFNVPVVAITGSVGKTTTKDMVAAVLGEHYNVLKTEGNLNTDIGTCMTLFRMNRETELLVLEMGMNHPGEIEVMSAIAEPDVCLITNIGDSHIEFLGSRENILKAKCEIFSHAKSGCLAVLNGDDPLLSALAARLPCKVLTVGARPDLDYTADQLTSDGREKISCKVKTPHMTCDVDIPALGSHMIYPTLMAAAVGEHFGVTGEEIRRGVGHFAPTKMRMNILRRKDGITILNDTYNANPQSMRAAVEVLSKSQGTRKIAVLGDMFELGALAPALHTGIGAYLGKAGVDCLVAVGALAENIYTAAKEALVPEVHWCATKEEALPVLAQVVTPESTVLVKASRGMAFEELVEYLKSITTEA from the coding sequence ATGGAGCCTATTACGATACGGGAAATACTGGAGGCCGTCGGGGGCAAAATCCTCGGCGATTTCGTGACCCTGGATATGGAGATCCCCAAGGTGGAGACCGACAGCCGAACCATCCGCTCGGGCTCCCTCTTTGTGCCCCTCATCGGAGATCAGTTTGATGGTCACGCCTATATCAACGCCGCCCTAGAGGGTGGGGCCGCCGCCTGCCTTACCCAGCGGGAGCGGGAGAGCTATCTCCCCGGCAAGTGCTACGTCAAGGTGGAAAACACCGCACGGGCCCTCCGGGAGCTGGCTGTTTACTATAAGAAGAAGTTTAACGTACCCGTGGTTGCGATCACCGGCAGCGTGGGAAAGACCACCACCAAGGACATGGTGGCCGCCGTTCTGGGGGAGCACTACAATGTGCTCAAGACCGAGGGGAACTTGAATACCGACATCGGCACCTGCATGACCCTCTTCCGCATGAACCGGGAGACCGAGCTACTGGTGCTGGAGATGGGCATGAACCACCCCGGCGAGATCGAGGTCATGTCCGCCATCGCGGAGCCCGACGTATGCCTCATTACCAACATTGGGGACTCCCACATCGAGTTCCTGGGCAGCCGTGAGAACATTCTCAAGGCCAAGTGCGAGATTTTCAGCCACGCAAAGTCAGGCTGTCTCGCTGTCCTCAACGGGGACGACCCGCTCCTTTCGGCTTTGGCGGCCCGACTGCCCTGCAAGGTGCTGACCGTGGGGGCAAGGCCCGACCTCGACTACACGGCGGACCAGCTCACAAGCGATGGGCGGGAGAAAATTAGTTGTAAGGTGAAAACGCCGCATATGACCTGCGACGTGGATATTCCCGCCTTAGGGAGCCATATGATCTACCCCACCCTCATGGCGGCGGCGGTAGGGGAGCACTTCGGTGTAACCGGTGAGGAGATCCGCCGGGGCGTGGGGCACTTCGCACCCACCAAAATGCGTATGAACATCCTTCGCCGCAAGGACGGCATCACCATTTTAAACGACACCTACAACGCAAACCCACAGTCCATGCGGGCGGCGGTGGAGGTGCTGTCCAAGAGCCAGGGAACGCGGAAGATTGCCGTCCTGGGCGATATGTTCGAGTTGGGAGCGTTGGCCCCCGCCCTCCACACGGGAATCGGGGCTTACCTCGGTAAGGCAGGAGTGGACTGCCTCGTGGCGGTGGGCGCGCTGGCGGAGAACATTTATACCGCCGCTAAGGAGGCCCTGGTGCCTGAGGTGCACTGGTGCGCCACCAAGGAGGAGGCCCTGCCCGTGCTGGCTCAAGTGGTCACGCCGGAGTCTACCGTTTTGGTCAAGGCCTCCCGAGGGATGGCCTTTGAGGAGCTGGTGGAGTATTTAAAGAGTATTACCACAGAAGCGTGA
- the ddlA gene encoding D-alanine--D-alanine ligase A, with amino-acid sequence MKIVVLAGGLSPERNVSLSTGTMVAEALESRGHQVALVDMFFGVEPAEDLDALFGAPIDQSGKKVDRQAPDLEAVRRSRKGDSPSMFGPNVLGLCARADVVFLALHGTCGEDGKVQAAFDLLGIPYTGAGYLGSAIAMDKDLTKRLVEGSVNTPGWKTVEYTEADIDDLVRAARLPVVVKPVASGSSIGVSIAYSAEELRTALTGGLTLGGKTVLEQYVKGREIQVGVLEDKALPSIEIIPKVGFYDYENKYQPGAALEVTPADIPPEAEEKLRAATLRVYEALGLSVYSRADFILDGDGEPWFLEINTLPGMTPTSLLPQEAAAVGISYPELCQRIVDASLVARKLGR; translated from the coding sequence ATGAAAATCGTCGTTCTGGCCGGGGGCCTCTCCCCGGAGCGCAACGTCTCCCTATCCACAGGAACCATGGTGGCTGAGGCCCTGGAGAGCAGGGGACATCAGGTGGCTCTGGTGGATATGTTCTTCGGCGTGGAGCCGGCGGAGGATCTGGACGCCCTCTTCGGCGCACCCATTGACCAGTCGGGCAAGAAGGTGGATCGCCAGGCCCCGGACCTGGAGGCAGTGCGCCGCAGCCGGAAGGGGGACAGCCCCAGCATGTTCGGTCCCAATGTGCTGGGGCTCTGCGCCCGGGCCGACGTGGTCTTTTTGGCACTCCATGGCACCTGCGGCGAGGACGGCAAGGTGCAGGCGGCCTTCGACCTGCTGGGCATCCCCTACACCGGCGCGGGCTATTTGGGCAGCGCCATCGCCATGGATAAGGACCTGACCAAGCGCTTGGTAGAGGGCAGCGTGAACACCCCGGGCTGGAAGACGGTAGAGTATACCGAGGCAGATATCGACGATCTTGTTCGGGCTGCCCGGCTGCCCGTGGTGGTGAAACCGGTGGCCAGCGGCTCCTCCATCGGCGTGTCTATCGCCTACTCGGCGGAGGAGCTTCGTACCGCGCTGACCGGGGGCCTCACCCTGGGTGGCAAAACCGTTCTGGAGCAGTATGTCAAGGGCCGGGAGATACAGGTGGGTGTGCTGGAGGACAAAGCCCTGCCCTCCATTGAGATCATCCCCAAGGTAGGCTTTTATGACTATGAAAATAAGTACCAGCCCGGCGCCGCCCTTGAGGTCACGCCTGCGGACATTCCCCCCGAGGCGGAGGAGAAACTACGCGCCGCCACCCTGCGGGTATACGAGGCGCTGGGCCTCTCGGTTTACTCCAGGGCCGACTTTATCCTGGACGGTGACGGGGAGCCCTGGTTCCTGGAGATCAACACCCTGCCCGGCATGACCCCCACCAGCCTGCTGCCTCAGGAGGCCGCGGCGGTGGGCATCAGCTACCCAGAGCTTTGCCAGCGCATCGTGGACGCCTCCCTTGTAGCTAGGAAATTGGGCCGGTAA
- the spoIVA gene encoding Stage IV sporulation protein A, which yields MEQRKIYEDIAQRTEGDIYVGVVGPVRTGKSTFIKRFMETLVIPNIDNVYRRERARDELPQSGSGRTVMTAEPKFVPEEAVDIAMDDGASFSVRLIDCVGYMVPGAAGQLENDMPRMVTTPWFEHEIPMTEAAEIGTRKVIAEHSTIGIVVTTDGTITDIPREDYLEAEERVISELKELGKPFLVVLNSANPGSERARAIQSDIMSRHDVTCLCVNCLELDENAVTGIIKGVLYEFPVKELDLFLPPWVDALPYDHPIKCTLYASIRKSAAGMRRIRDVDRAVNAIGECERVSGARIISMSLGTGLACAALDLPRSLFYETLSEQSGFTIQDDGDLMELLTQLSQVKHEYDKVAVALREVRETGYGIVVPSTDELTLEEPEIVRQGGRYGVRLKASAPSIHMIRADIETEVSPIVGNEKQSEEMINYLLQEFEGDTRAIWQSNIFGKSFHELVSEDLHTKLMRMPEDARGKLQETLQRIINEGSGGLICIIL from the coding sequence ATGGAACAGCGTAAAATTTATGAGGACATTGCCCAGCGTACGGAAGGGGACATATACGTCGGCGTGGTCGGCCCCGTCCGCACGGGCAAATCCACCTTCATCAAGCGGTTTATGGAGACCCTGGTAATCCCCAACATCGACAATGTATACCGCCGGGAGCGAGCCCGTGATGAACTGCCCCAGAGCGGCTCGGGCCGCACCGTCATGACCGCCGAGCCCAAGTTTGTACCAGAAGAAGCTGTGGACATCGCCATGGATGACGGAGCCAGTTTCTCGGTTCGCCTTATCGACTGCGTGGGCTACATGGTTCCCGGTGCCGCGGGACAGCTCGAGAACGATATGCCCCGCATGGTCACCACCCCTTGGTTTGAGCATGAAATCCCCATGACCGAGGCCGCCGAGATCGGCACCCGCAAGGTTATCGCTGAGCACTCCACCATCGGTATCGTTGTCACCACAGACGGTACCATCACCGACATCCCCCGGGAGGACTACCTGGAGGCAGAGGAGCGGGTCATCTCGGAGCTGAAGGAGCTGGGGAAACCCTTTTTGGTGGTGCTCAACTCGGCAAACCCAGGTTCGGAGCGGGCCAGGGCCATTCAGTCCGACATCATGAGCCGCCACGATGTGACATGCCTATGCGTCAACTGCCTGGAGCTGGACGAGAATGCGGTGACGGGCATCATCAAGGGTGTGCTCTACGAGTTCCCGGTGAAGGAACTGGACCTTTTCCTGCCCCCCTGGGTGGATGCCCTGCCCTACGATCACCCCATCAAATGCACTCTCTATGCCTCCATCCGCAAGAGCGCCGCCGGTATGCGCCGCATCCGGGACGTGGACCGGGCGGTGAACGCCATAGGCGAGTGTGAGCGGGTCTCCGGCGCGCGGATCATCTCCATGAGCCTGGGTACCGGCCTTGCCTGCGCAGCCCTCGATCTGCCACGCAGCCTCTTCTATGAGACCCTGTCTGAGCAGTCCGGGTTCACCATCCAGGACGACGGGGATCTGATGGAGCTCCTCACCCAGCTCTCCCAGGTCAAGCATGAGTACGACAAGGTGGCGGTAGCCCTCCGAGAGGTACGGGAGACAGGGTACGGTATCGTGGTGCCCAGCACCGACGAGCTCACCCTGGAGGAGCCCGAAATCGTCCGCCAGGGCGGGCGGTACGGCGTACGCCTCAAGGCCAGCGCCCCCAGCATTCACATGATCCGTGCAGACATCGAGACCGAAGTCTCTCCCATCGTAGGCAACGAGAAACAGTCGGAGGAGATGATCAATTATCTCCTCCAGGAATTCGAGGGGGACACAAGAGCCATTTGGCAGTCCAACATCTTTGGAAAGTCATTCCATGAACTGGTAAGCGAGGACCTGCACACCAAGCTCATGCGTATGCCTGAAGATGCCCGGGGCAAGCTTCAGGAGACCCTACAGCGTATTATCAACGAGGGCTCCGGCGGGCTTATCTGCATCATTTTGTAG
- a CDS encoding LysM domain protein, whose translation MEIELTRTQLACYDTVLDTTVLHEETMEMIVSDACPDILRIVDTAGTVCLKSKEAMEGRAEVTGAVRCAILYLPDGERGVRRIEANIPFSCTADCAGISPACSVVAVPRILCADTRVLNPRKVLVRVNLAVDIRVFCPTTASLCTGAECNAPNGVEQLTERHKTYLVTCVQEKPFTFSDDLSIPGSRPEAAELLKCRANLTCTESKIIGNKLIFKGEASLRICYRAMDDSVCSVDFELPFSQIVEVSGVGEDADCSLSVLLTELSCTLGAGDGRTVSVSMGLLAQAVIREERYIELLTDIYSTSCNLTTEIQSNSFNDLVEQGSRRQTTREIIETEAMARTAIDASVSLGVVTQSREGSRMTFSVEAFLSVLYLTEENEVRSAARRVNVPCQVELPENSACSCRSRNIGEVFATPTAGGVEIRFDLDFRYLALSSKRVAAVAGVKAGEAIVRDGEKEPSIVLRVVGQERLWDIAKTYRTTMADIMQANELEEGGALEGKLLLIPRKR comes from the coding sequence ATGGAGATCGAGCTCACACGCACCCAATTGGCCTGTTATGATACGGTACTGGACACCACCGTCCTCCATGAAGAGACCATGGAGATGATCGTCTCCGACGCATGCCCTGATATCCTGCGCATCGTGGACACCGCGGGCACCGTCTGCCTCAAGAGCAAGGAGGCCATGGAAGGGCGGGCCGAGGTGACGGGTGCAGTCCGCTGCGCCATCCTCTACCTCCCGGATGGGGAGCGGGGAGTGCGCCGTATCGAGGCAAATATCCCGTTTTCCTGCACCGCCGACTGCGCGGGCATCTCTCCTGCCTGCAGTGTGGTGGCTGTCCCCAGGATCCTCTGCGCGGACACTAGGGTCCTCAATCCCCGGAAGGTGCTGGTGCGCGTCAATCTGGCGGTGGACATCCGGGTGTTCTGCCCCACGACCGCCTCCCTCTGCACCGGCGCGGAGTGCAACGCCCCCAACGGTGTGGAGCAGTTGACCGAGCGTCACAAGACCTACCTGGTAACCTGCGTACAGGAAAAGCCCTTTACATTCTCTGATGATCTGTCCATCCCCGGCAGCCGACCCGAGGCCGCCGAGCTTCTCAAATGCCGGGCCAATCTCACCTGCACCGAGTCCAAGATCATCGGCAACAAGCTCATCTTTAAGGGCGAGGCCAGTCTGCGCATCTGCTACCGCGCCATGGACGACAGCGTCTGCTCGGTAGACTTTGAACTGCCCTTCTCCCAGATCGTGGAGGTTTCCGGGGTAGGGGAGGATGCCGACTGCTCGCTCAGCGTCCTGCTCACCGAGCTCTCCTGCACCCTCGGGGCGGGGGACGGGCGGACGGTGTCGGTTTCTATGGGGCTGCTGGCCCAGGCCGTAATCCGCGAAGAGCGATATATCGAGCTGCTTACCGACATTTACAGCACCTCCTGCAACCTGACCACCGAGATACAGTCCAACTCCTTCAACGACCTTGTGGAGCAGGGCTCCCGCCGCCAGACCACCCGGGAGATCATCGAGACGGAGGCAATGGCCCGGACAGCCATCGACGCCTCGGTCAGTCTGGGTGTGGTTACCCAAAGCCGGGAGGGGAGCCGGATGACCTTCTCAGTGGAGGCCTTCCTCTCCGTCCTCTACCTCACCGAGGAGAACGAGGTCCGCTCCGCTGCACGCCGGGTGAACGTACCCTGCCAGGTGGAGTTGCCGGAGAACTCTGCCTGTTCCTGCCGGAGCCGTAACATCGGCGAGGTCTTCGCTACCCCCACCGCTGGGGGCGTCGAGATCCGCTTCGACCTGGACTTCCGCTATCTGGCCCTCTCCAGTAAGCGGGTAGCAGCAGTGGCGGGGGTAAAGGCGGGCGAGGCCATCGTCCGTGACGGCGAGAAGGAGCCCTCCATCGTGCTGAGGGTCGTTGGCCAGGAGCGCCTGTGGGATATCGCCAAGACCTACCGCACCACCATGGCGGATATCATGCAGGCCAATGAGCTTGAGGAAGGCGGAGCCCTGGAGGGCAAGCTCCTCCTCATTCCCAGGAAACGGTAA
- a CDS encoding hypothetical protein (Evidence 5 : No homology to any previously reported sequences) has protein sequence MTCLGSAETENKAQDAAQGPGGLDNNDFHTMTSYQS, from the coding sequence ATGACATGCCTTGGCTCAGCGGAGACCGAAAATAAAGCGCAGGATGCCGCGCAGGGACCTGGGGGACTTGACAACAACGATTTTCATACCATGACCTCCTATCAGTCTTGA
- a CDS encoding conserved exported hypothetical protein (Evidence 4 : Homologs of previously reported genes of unknown function) → MRWPKKKTIWTAVACAAGAALLFVPGSIPVLVLGAALGYWGRSKLEQYLQD, encoded by the coding sequence ATGCGCTGGCCCAAGAAAAAGACCATCTGGACGGCGGTGGCCTGTGCCGCCGGAGCGGCCCTGCTCTTTGTCCCCGGCAGCATTCCCGTGCTGGTGCTGGGGGCCGCCCTGGGCTACTGGGGCCGCTCCAAGCTGGAGCAGTATCTTCAAGACTGA
- the rsgA gene encoding putative ribosome biogenesis GTPase RsgA (Evidence 3 : Function proposed based on presence of conserved amino acid motif, structural feature or limited homology) has translation MSQGIILKALSGFYYVDDGSGSLPVTCRGRGRLRHEKMNPLVGDRVAFTALPDGTGMVDEILPRANQFQRPAVANIDQLVIIASGAIPVTDPFLIDRMVSIAEWKGCEPIICINKCDLDGAEDLFVTYQAAGFQTLRVSAETGEGLDELYAAIAGKVSAFTGNSGVGKSSILNRLEPEFHLQVGEVSDKLGRGRHTTRHVELFRLKNGAIVADTPGFSSFDTEELEGCGKEELERTFREFGPYLDNCRFVGCAHVKEKGCAVLEALDEGEISSSRHASYVKLYQQAAQRNPWENK, from the coding sequence ATGAGCCAGGGAATCATCTTGAAAGCCCTCAGCGGGTTTTATTATGTGGACGATGGAAGCGGCTCCCTCCCGGTGACCTGCCGGGGCCGGGGCCGCCTCCGCCATGAGAAAATGAACCCCCTGGTGGGGGACCGGGTGGCGTTCACCGCCCTGCCAGACGGTACCGGCATGGTGGACGAGATTTTGCCCCGGGCAAATCAGTTTCAGCGCCCGGCGGTAGCGAACATTGACCAGCTCGTCATCATTGCCTCCGGCGCCATCCCCGTCACCGACCCGTTCCTCATCGACCGCATGGTCTCCATCGCCGAGTGGAAGGGCTGCGAGCCCATCATCTGCATCAACAAGTGCGACCTGGACGGTGCGGAGGACCTCTTCGTCACCTATCAGGCCGCCGGGTTTCAAACCCTGCGAGTCAGCGCCGAGACAGGGGAGGGGCTGGATGAACTCTATGCCGCGATTGCTGGAAAGGTATCTGCCTTTACAGGGAATTCAGGTGTGGGTAAGTCCAGCATTCTCAATCGCCTGGAGCCGGAGTTTCACCTGCAGGTAGGGGAGGTCAGCGACAAGCTGGGCCGGGGCCGCCATACTACCCGACATGTGGAGCTCTTCCGGCTGAAAAATGGCGCCATCGTGGCCGATACCCCCGGTTTTTCCTCTTTCGACACTGAGGAGCTGGAGGGCTGCGGAAAAGAGGAGCTGGAGCGCACCTTCCGGGAGTTTGGGCCCTATCTGGACAACTGCCGTTTCGTGGGCTGCGCCCACGTTAAGGAAAAAGGCTGCGCCGTACTGGAGGCGCTGGATGAGGGCGAAATCTCCTCCAGCCGCCACGCGAGCTACGTGAAGCTCTACCAGCAGGCCGCCCAGCGAAACCCCTGGGAAAACAAGTGA